A single window of Hyla sarda isolate aHylSar1 chromosome 2, aHylSar1.hap1, whole genome shotgun sequence DNA harbors:
- the POGLUT3 gene encoding protein O-glucosyltransferase 3 isoform X2 yields MRYRMYGSVSEGLLIEVHHQDRQVAQSPYVLKGPVYHEYCDCPEEDPEIWQQTLSCPSDEAQISKDFTPFPSIDLNRMLEEVPKRFSESRGAIVHYTVHNNQIYRRSMGKYTDFKMFSDEMLQSLARKVRLPDFEFYINVGDWPVEHRKVNDTPGPMPMISWCGSADSRDIILPTYDITHSTLEALRGVTNDLLSIQGHTGPSWDNKTEQAFFRGRDSREERLQLVQMSKKNPELLDAGITGYFFFREMEKQLGKAPLIGFFDFFKYKYQVNLDGTVAAYRFPYLMLGDSLVLKQDSPYYEHFYSNLKPGKHYVPIKRNLGDLLDKIKWAKENDGEMRKIAKEGQTLARELLQPHRLYCYYYKVFQMYAKRQINNPEIRDKMEPVPQPDDNTTICNCHRKKMNEKEEL; encoded by the exons ATGCGGTATCGCATGTATGGGAGTGTTAGTGAGGGGCTGCTCATCGAGGTGCATCACCAGGACCGGCAGGTCGCTCAGTCTCCCTATGTGCTGAAAG GACCAGTTTATCATGAGTACTGTGACTGTCCTGAAGAAGACCCTGAAATTTGGCAGCAGACTCTTTCATGTCCATCCGATGAAGCCCAGATATCCAAAGACTTTACCCCCTTCCCTTCTATAGACCTGAACAGGATGCTGGAGGAGGTGCCCAAGAGGTTTTCCGAGTCGCGTGGTGCCATAGTTCATTATACGGTCCACAATAATCAGATCTATCGACGTTCCATGGGCAAATACACAGACTTCAAAATGTTCTCTGATGAAATGTTGCAATCGTTGGCAAGAAAG GTTCGCTTACCTGACTTTGAATTTTACATCAATGTTGGCGATTGGCCAGTAGAACATCGGAAGGTCAATGACACCCCTGGGCCAATGCCAATGATTTCATGGTGTGGATCTGCCGATTCTAGAGACATCATTCTACCAACCTATGACATTACCCATTCTACGCTTGAAGCACTACGTGGGGTCACAAATGACCTACTCTCTATCCAGGGCCACACAG gccCTTCATGGGACAATAAAACTGAACAGGCATTTTTCAGGGGCCGAGACAGCCGAGAGGAGCGTCTGCAGTTAGTGCAAATGTCTAAAAAGAATCCTGAGCTTCTGGATGCAGGGATCACTGGTTACTTCTTCTTCCGAGAAATGGAGAAGCAGCTGGGAAAAGCTCCACTCATTGGATTCTTCGACTTTTTTAAG TACAAATACCAGGTGAACCTGGATGGGACTGTGGCTGCCTACAGGTTTCCGTATCTCATGTTGGGGGACAGCCTGGTCCTGAAGCAGGATTCCCCATATTATGAACACTTCTACAGTAACCTAAAACCAGGGAAACACTACGTCCCCATAAAACGCAACTTGGGAGATTTGTTAGACAAGATAAAGTGGGCCAAG GAAAATGATGGTGAGATGAGGAAGATCGCCAAAGAAGGTCAGACTCTTGCCAGGGAATTGCTACAACCTCACAGACTCTACTGTTACTATTATAAAGTATTCCAG ATGTATGCCAAACGTCAAATAAATAATCCAGAAATCCGTGATAAGATGGAACCCGTGCCTCAACCGGATGATAACACCACTATCTGCAATTGTCACAGAAAGAAAATGAATGAGAAAGAAGAGTTATAG